Within the Catalinimonas niigatensis genome, the region TGCACCGGCTTGCTGATGTCTTGTCCTGTCTGGGCGAATGCCTGAGGGAGGCTAAACATCGTTAGGAGTAAGAGAAAGGTCAAAGCGTAAGCATTTAGGCTTATTGCTCCAGTGTCATTCCAAAGGAATCTTTGCCATGATGCAACAGGGGTTGTTGGACTTGCTGCATGGTAAAGATTCCCGGGCCTCGGCAGCTCCACTGTCGTTGCGGAATGACTTTGAAAGCCTGTTCTATCAATGTTATTTAGCGGTAATCCTGAATTTGCTGCTTGGTAAAGGTCTGTGAGGACACAGAGCTTGGGAGTGAATATTGAAGGCATAGTATTTATTTTATAGGAATAGGTGGTTCGCTATTGTTGGTTTAACAGATAAGACAGTAAGGCATTGAAATCTTCCTGTGGTAGTACATCTCCGAAGTGATCGGGCATCAAAGTGTACTGAGAAGGCTCCCGCTCCGCAATATTAGACTTGGCCACAGAAAACTCCTCTCCATTCATATTGGCAAAGACCATCGCTTCGCCTTCCTCACGGCGAAATAAGCCCGTTCTGACCTGCCCGTCTTTGGTTTTGATGGTATAGGTGCGGAATGCTTCTGAAATGTTACGGTTGGGGTCCAGAATTTTGGTGGCTAAAGCTTCTGCACCCCAGTTACCAATCCCGGTGAGTTGCGGTCCTATCATCCCACCTTCATTCGTTACCCTATGGCAGGTCTTGCAATGGTTATTGAAGACCATCACTCCCGACTGCACCAGGGAATCTGCATTGGTGAAATTCGCCAGACGCTCTTCAATCAGTTCGTTTTTCTCTTCAGTAAGCGCCGGTACATTGGCAACCAGGTCTTCAAAGGTGCTGAGCTGGGCATCTGAGATATTGAGCAGTATTCTTTCTTTGACTTTTGGGTCAACGAGGGTACGGGCGTATATTTCTCCTTCTTGAACCTTCCGAAAGAGAAGATCTCTAGCCTGTTCTGAAGATGCCAGTGCTGTTGCTATTTCTTTTTGCAGGTCAGGAGGAAGATTACTGACCTCCGCCAGCACCCTGGTGGTCGTGGCAGCGGGCATTTCACCCAGCATAGCGATCAGGCGACGTTTCACATCTACTGGCAACTGCTCATCCTGCAAAATATCCTGCACCAGCAGGGCATTTTCCTGGGGCGCAATCGTCAGCAGGGCCTGGGCAGCAGCTACTTTCACTGCCGGATCATCTACCGGAGCCTGTAATACCTCCTTCATCTGAGGAGCCAGGGCGTTAAGCTTGTAATTTCCTGCCAGGTCTATTGCTAATTTTAGCTTTTCTGCATCTTCAACAGCGATTTTGCTGGTATCAGGTACCTCAGGGCTGCTGTTTCCGGGGAGGTAGGCCGTAAATAAGTCTTCGGCAAGCTGCCCTCCCCAAGCTTGCATGGCCGTCTGATTCGCTGCCCCCCTTTGTACTAACCCATCCTGCATGGCTTTGAATATGCTGAAGCCCAGGTCCAGGTTTTCTCCTGCCTTCTCTCTGCCCAGCCGAACTACTTCTGCTATACGATTAGCCGGTACAAAGCGTACGGCATGCTGTAAATTGACCGCCAGCTTTTCATTTGCCTCCGTAGAGGCCAGGTAATCATAGAGAAACAGGCCTGCATCAGCATTTTCTACGCCCACCATCACATCGGCTAGGGTGGATGTTTGTTTTTCATCCCAATCTTTGGCCGCTACCATCTGCATCATCTCTTCATCACGCATGAGGTTGCGCAGCATCAGGCGCAGGGTATACATATAATGGGTATCGTAGTCAGGAATCTTCTCTTTTTGCGCTACCAATGCCTCTATCGTTTGCATGCTAGGATAATTGGCAATGGCTTCTACCGCTGTTCTTTGTACGTGTGGGTTCTCATCATTCAGTGCCTGGGTCACCAAATCATAATATTGCTGCTCAGGATCATCCGTTTCTCTGATGATCCGCATCACATGGGTTCTGACGATAGGGTCATTATGTGCCACTGCCTTACGCATGGTTTCTCCTTCCAGAGCATCCAGCCGATGCAATACCCAAAGCGCCAGTGTATAAGGCTTCGGTTCAGTAGATGCATCATTGAGCAAAGCTTTGGCGGGAGCAATGGCCTTCTCTCCTGCCTGATCGGCCAGTTGATCGGCTGCCATCATGCGCACTGTGATGTTGTCATGGTTCAGTGCGGCCAGAAGTTCTTCTATACTATCATCTGCCAGATTGGTATCGTCACTTTTTTCTGCTCCAGTATAGGTGATGCGCCAGATTCTTCCTCTTATATTATCTCGTTTAGGGTGATCCAAAGGCACCTCATAGTGACCGATAATGGAATTATAAAAGTCAGCAATGTACAAAGCGCCATCCGGTCCCAGTTTGATGTCTACCGGGCGGAACCAGGGGTCTTCACTTTTCACCAGATCTTCCTCCGCTTTGGCTATGGGGGTAGAACCTTTGAATTCAAATGAGTTGCGATGCACCCTACAGGTCACCACATCACCGATATAGAAGTTGTTCTGATAGGCTTCAGGGAATTGTGTAGCATCGTACAGTACCAATCCGGAGAGTGCGGTAGATTCTTCCCCCATAGGCTTGGTATCAGGGCCGAAACCAATCCCGATTTCCTTCTTGCCAAAGTGAGGATAATCCGCTCCACGAATCAACTGGTAGATGGGAGAAGTATGACAATCGGTAGAATACATATAGCCCAGATCATCATAGGCTAAACCGAAGGGGTTTACCTGTCCGAAGGTGTTTTGCTCTACCCGGCTGCCATCGGGCAGAAAGCGAAAGGTATTGCCGGAAGTCATGCTGATGGAATCTCCATCGGTACCGGCAATGGTAGAAGTATTGGTAAAGCCATGACAGGTATACACCCAACCATCGTAGCCCCTTGTCAGGTTATTGACCATGCCGTGGGTATCGGTATGACCAAATTCACCCAACAATACCTTACTCTGATCGGCCTGATCATCACCATTGTTGTCGGTAAAACGGTATAAGTTAGGAATGCTGTAAGCAATGGCCGCATCTGCTATGGGCAGCAGCCCGATAGGAATGTTGAGCGTATCTTCGTAGTGCGTAAATGTATCGGCCTTACCGTCCCCATCGGTATCTTCCAGTATGGAAAGGCGGTCGGCACCCTCACCGGGCTCGGCAGGAAAAGGATATTCATGTGATTGGGTCACCCAAAGCCTGCCCCGGGCATCAAAAGCAATATTAAGAGGCTTGCCAATATCCGGTTCGGAGGCATAGAGCTGGATTTCAAAGCCTTCGGGCAGCTTGAAGCCCTGTCGTTCTTCCTCCGGTGTACGGGCTTCAGTGGTTCTGATGTGCTCGCTGAATTTGCTTCCGCTGTAGAGCGCTTCATTTTCCTCTTTTTCTGCGGGAACAGAACTGCAGGCGCCTAAAAACAGAGCTGTACTTATAGCAATCATTGCAAGCGGCATGCATTGCAAAAGTGCGCCAGGCTTGTACGAGCAGCACGCGTTACAAACGCGCGCCAGATAAGTATTTAAGGTATTACAAATACCGGCAATAGAGGGGGACACGCGTTGCAAACGCGCGCCAGTCAGATGATTTACTGGCATAAAATACGTAGCATTAGGTTGTTGTATTCAAGTATATCTCATCTTTACGTTTAGGCAAAGTTCTGATAAGATAGTCCTATAATGTTACTATTTTTTATCCGTATTCAAAAGAAAAGACTGAGTATAGGTAGACCAAGGGGTATGACTTCATTCCATGCTTATATCTGACAGAAAACTATTCCTACGATATTACATATTCCTCTAAAGTCAGTATCAAATTCAGACTCAAATTGTCTGCTGAGGCTTAAAATGACCTTCGGCAGCGGGTAAAAAGTGTATTCTGAGGCTCAAATTGTCTCCGGAAGGCATGACAATGCGTGTTGGGAGGCTCATTTTGTGAGTTTTTGGAGGTAAAATATACAGTCTGACCCTCAGAAACGTTATAGCATCTGCGTCCCGAGTCATTCTGAGGCTCGGGTTGTGAGTTGGAGGCAGCCTCCCTTGAGTATCATTAGCCTCCGACGCACTATGGTCACCTCTACTACGCATGCCTATGAGCCTTGCACCGTGAGTTTGCACCTTATCAATATGGATTTGAGGTTTAGGATGATCTTTTTTGTACCGATTAGGCACTGCTGCACTGTTTTTTCTCCTCTATTAAGCTGTTATATCAAGCTACATAGTTTCATTGAAACCTTATTATACCATATTTTAAATGATAATATTCGTTAAATTAGGCCTAGGCATAAAAAAATTTACTGACAAAAGGTGATACCTGCTTTATAAGAGGCACATGTATATAAAAACCGCAGGCTTATGATGAATTATGATTATCCTGAGCAGGCCAGCGTAGTAAGAGAACAGCTTTTTCTGGCACTGTACCAGAAAGCTTTTCCGCTGGTGGCTCAATATATCAGCAAAAGAGGAGGCTCTTTTGAAGAAGCCAAAGATGTGTTTCAGGACGCGCTGGTCATTTATTATGAAAAGGTGCTGACAGCACAGGATGCGCAGGTGCAGCATGAGCAGGTGTATATACTGGGTATCGCCAAACATCTGTGGCTGAAGAAGTTTAAAAGAGATCAGGCATCTACTAAGCTGGATCATCCTGAAGCAGATGTAATGGCGGAAGAGGCTAATGAGAATCCTTCCAGCCAAAAACTGCTTATGTTCCTGGAGACTGCCGGAAAAAAATGTATGGATATGCTGCGGGCATTCTATTATGACAAACTACCCCTCGCTGAGATTGCCCAAAGTTTCGGCTATTCAGGCATACGCTCGGCTACGGTACAGAAGTACAAGTGCATAGAAAAAGTAAGAGATACGGTCAAAGAAAAATCACTGTGCTATGAGGACTTCCTTGAATGAAATTAAAGCCATAGAACAGCATCTGCTACAGGAAGCCCCTCCGGAGGATAACCTTCTCTTTGAAGCCAATCTTATCCTGGACCCTGAGTTGAAAGAAAAAGTACAGTGGCAGCAAAAGACTTATCAATTGGTGCGTACCTATGGAAGAAAGCAGCTCAGGGCGGAAATAGAAGCGGTGCATCAGCAGTTATTTACCCAGGCCAGACATAGAAGCTTCCGGCAGAAAGTGCTGAGTCTCTTCATCAAATAACCCATAGAACTTCCTGATTACTTAAAATGACAGGCAAATACCTTTGCGCTGAAAGGAATTCTATTGCCGATTAAGAATTATTGCGAACATTTTATCAGAACATAGAGCATACTCCATACAGGTTTGTGGAGACACTAACAAGGTTTAGGGAGGCTACTGTCTACTACCACAATTTACAAGACATCATTATTCATTTATCATCAAAAATAAATACCATGTCAATCAACGCAAGTGTAATTCCTATGGTCATTGACAACAGTGGCCGGGGAGAAAGAGCCTATGATATTTATAGTTTATTGCTCAAGGAGCGCATCATCTTCCTGGGTACCGCCATTGATGACCAGATTGCTAACGTGATTGTGGCGCAATTGCTCTACCTCAACAGCCAGAGCCAGACGCAGCAGATTGATCTGTACATTCAGAGTCCGGGAGGCAGTGTGTATGCCGGGCTGGCCATCTACGATGCCATGCAGATGATTTCTGCTCCGGTCTCTACCGTGGCTATGGGCTTCTCCGGCAGTATGGCTACCGCCCTGCTTTGCTCAGGACATGCCGGTAAGCGCTTTGCCCTGCCACAAGCTACTGTTCATATGCACCCCACCGGAGGAGGAGCCAAAGGCTATACTGAAGATGTGCGGATAGCTACCCGTGAACAGGAGAGATTACAGACCCAACTCTTTCATATCATGGGCAGACACAGCGGCCATAGCTGGAAAGAAATAGAAGATTACTTTCTGCGCGATCGATTTCTGAACGCCAAAGAAGCACAATCCTTCGGTCTGATAGACGAGGTGCTGGGCGACACCAGCAATCTCATCATGCTAAACAAATCAGAACTGGAAGTCAGTCTGTACAATGGAAAGAAGTTACCGAGTAATTGAAAGGTGTTAGGGTAAAACTGAACTGCAAAACCATAGTTCAAGCTCAGAAATTAGCACAGATCTATTTTTCATATCAAACCCAGAACCATAACACTATAACATCACCGCACCATAACACCATTGCACCCTAACACTAAAACAAGCCGAAAAACCATCTCCTTCGGTAAATATCATTTAGGTCTGTTTCAAAAAGAGTATAGGGGTCATGGTAAAACTCCATGAAGTTGGGAACGCTGACCTGACCGGGAAAGGGAGCATAATAATGGGTAGGGCTGCGGCGGTCATTGCGCCATACCAGTACGTAAGCCAGGCGTACATCTTCGTTTTTCATGGCTTTCAGTAGCGTATTGGTCCACCAAGTGGTATCAGGAATAGATTCCAGACCGGTTTCAGTGAAGGCTGCCAACTTTCCGGCCTTGCGGGCATAATCGGATACGATTTTGAGCTTCATGGCAGCAGTATCTACCGCATAGCGGTTGCGGCCCATATCTCCGTAATTGTCCATGCCCACCATATCTACCCAGGCATCACCCGG harbors:
- a CDS encoding PVC-type heme-binding CxxCH protein, with the protein product MIAISTALFLGACSSVPAEKEENEALYSGSKFSEHIRTTEARTPEEERQGFKLPEGFEIQLYASEPDIGKPLNIAFDARGRLWVTQSHEYPFPAEPGEGADRLSILEDTDGDGKADTFTHYEDTLNIPIGLLPIADAAIAYSIPNLYRFTDNNGDDQADQSKVLLGEFGHTDTHGMVNNLTRGYDGWVYTCHGFTNTSTIAGTDGDSISMTSGNTFRFLPDGSRVEQNTFGQVNPFGLAYDDLGYMYSTDCHTSPIYQLIRGADYPHFGKKEIGIGFGPDTKPMGEESTALSGLVLYDATQFPEAYQNNFYIGDVVTCRVHRNSFEFKGSTPIAKAEEDLVKSEDPWFRPVDIKLGPDGALYIADFYNSIIGHYEVPLDHPKRDNIRGRIWRITYTGAEKSDDTNLADDSIEELLAALNHDNITVRMMAADQLADQAGEKAIAPAKALLNDASTEPKPYTLALWVLHRLDALEGETMRKAVAHNDPIVRTHVMRIIRETDDPEQQYYDLVTQALNDENPHVQRTAVEAIANYPSMQTIEALVAQKEKIPDYDTHYMYTLRLMLRNLMRDEEMMQMVAAKDWDEKQTSTLADVMVGVENADAGLFLYDYLASTEANEKLAVNLQHAVRFVPANRIAEVVRLGREKAGENLDLGFSIFKAMQDGLVQRGAANQTAMQAWGGQLAEDLFTAYLPGNSSPEVPDTSKIAVEDAEKLKLAIDLAGNYKLNALAPQMKEVLQAPVDDPAVKVAAAQALLTIAPQENALLVQDILQDEQLPVDVKRRLIAMLGEMPAATTTRVLAEVSNLPPDLQKEIATALASSEQARDLLFRKVQEGEIYARTLVDPKVKERILLNISDAQLSTFEDLVANVPALTEEKNELIEERLANFTNADSLVQSGVMVFNNHCKTCHRVTNEGGMIGPQLTGIGNWGAEALATKILDPNRNISEAFRTYTIKTKDGQVRTGLFRREEGEAMVFANMNGEEFSVAKSNIAEREPSQYTLMPDHFGDVLPQEDFNALLSYLLNQQ
- a CDS encoding RNA polymerase sigma factor; this encodes MMNYDYPEQASVVREQLFLALYQKAFPLVAQYISKRGGSFEEAKDVFQDALVIYYEKVLTAQDAQVQHEQVYILGIAKHLWLKKFKRDQASTKLDHPEADVMAEEANENPSSQKLLMFLETAGKKCMDMLRAFYYDKLPLAEIAQSFGYSGIRSATVQKYKCIEKVRDTVKEKSLCYEDFLE
- a CDS encoding ClpP family protease; translated protein: MSINASVIPMVIDNSGRGERAYDIYSLLLKERIIFLGTAIDDQIANVIVAQLLYLNSQSQTQQIDLYIQSPGGSVYAGLAIYDAMQMISAPVSTVAMGFSGSMATALLCSGHAGKRFALPQATVHMHPTGGGAKGYTEDVRIATREQERLQTQLFHIMGRHSGHSWKEIEDYFLRDRFLNAKEAQSFGLIDEVLGDTSNLIMLNKSELEVSLYNGKKLPSN